A region from the Ammospiza nelsoni isolate bAmmNel1 chromosome 1, bAmmNel1.pri, whole genome shotgun sequence genome encodes:
- the LOC132083374 gene encoding prolactin-releasing peptide-like produces the protein MWHPISWTPRAQWSPNHLKLVTVYVLMLLVSLSFASGQSRPFKHQIDNRSPEIDPFWYVGRGVRPIGRFGKRQLRSSSGSLRPVSRHLDFILNALWEQKSLDTEDSDW, from the exons ATGTGGCATCCAATCTCCTGGACACCACGTGCCCAGTGGTCACCAAACCACTTAAAGCTAGTCACTGTCTATGTCCTGATGCTCTTGGTGTCGCTCAGCTTTGCCTCGGGACAGAGCAGGCCATTTAAACACCAGATAGACAACAGAA GTCCTGAGATCGACCCCTTTTGGTATGTGGGCCGCGGTGTTCGCCCCATCGGTCGCTTTgggaagaggcagctgagaagcagcagtggcagcctgAGGCCTGTGAGCAGACACCTGGATTTCATCTTGAATGCTTTGTGGGAGCAAAAATCCTTGGACACAGAGGACAGTGACTGGTGA